One window of Choristoneura fumiferana chromosome 13, NRCan_CFum_1, whole genome shotgun sequence genomic DNA carries:
- the LOC141434512 gene encoding chorion peroxidase-like — MEEVGDVTPILMGIVNMTLRNDTICLQNMNNESRCYAFGFPEAGNFDLRTTSFAIFFMREHNRLAKVLHELNPCWKDDRLFKVAKQINIATASNILMYELLPMILGYKHMKKYGLISEHVHHVTAYDEDAVPLVYAEFEIAIRYYHTLLDGRTKYI; from the exons ATGGAAGAGGTTGGTGACGTTACTCCTATTCTGATGGGAATTGTCAACATGACTTTGAGAAACGATACGATATGTCTACAAAACATGAATAATGAGTCAAGGTGCTATGCATTCG GATTTCCTGAAGCAGGCAATTTCGACTTGCGAACTACGTCGTTTGCAATATTCTTCATGAGGGAGCACAATCGTTTAGCGAAGGTTTTGCATGAACTCAACCCTTGTTGGAAAGATGACCGACTGTTCAAAGTggccaaacaaataaatattgccACAGCAtcaaacatacttatgtatgaACTACTTCCTATGATATTGG GCTACAAACATATGAAAAAATACGGGTTAATATCGGAACATGTGCACCACGTTACCGCTTACGACGAGGACGCCGTGCCTCTTGTATACGCAGAATTTGAGATCGCTATAAGATACTACCACACGTTGCTGGATGGAAGGACAAAGTATATATGA